From Gigantopelta aegis isolate Gae_Host chromosome 11, Gae_host_genome, whole genome shotgun sequence, the proteins below share one genomic window:
- the LOC121384980 gene encoding uncharacterized protein LOC121384980 produces MSPKPYTCNASYNVTYNIAYNVTYNVAYYVTYNIGYNVAYNVTYNIAYYVTYNVAYYIAYHNYDDNNYCSILWEVVPMPNIQTLRTVFAMQIQQVVTTSMSILPMLEEALLVARLSLGAGTPCEEYQSHNTLMPSSTGVQ; encoded by the coding sequence ATGTCACCGAAACCCTACACCTGCAACGCCTCCTACAACGTCACCTACAACATCGCCTACAACGTCACCTACAACGTCGCCTACTACGTCACCTACAACATCGGCTACAACGTCGCCTACAACGTCACCTACAACATCGCCTACTACGTCACCTACAACGTCGCCTACTACATCGCCTACCACAACTACGACGACAACAACTACTGCTCCATACTGTGGGAGGTGGTGCCAATGCCGAATATACAAACGTTACGGACTGTGTTCGCTATGCAGATACAGCAGGTGGTTACGACGTCTATGTCGATATTGCCGATGTTGGAGGAGGCACTACTGGTGGCGCGGTTGAGTTTGGGGGCGGGAACGCCTTGTGAAGAGTACCAGTCCCACAACACGCTGATGCCATCTTCTACTGGTGTCCAGTGA